The Pontibacter pudoricolor genome contains a region encoding:
- a CDS encoding DUF2490 domain-containing protein, translated as MKKQLLVLLLLLPLLTQAQSKLTLPTTLWPELQLSAGLGEDGLLFLQNQYHINTDSRYNDLNDSGLLSNFERIELSLGYEHTLSEHWRGGAIVRHAAENFPKSFFLSPFIRHNGNLKSLYFNKQLLFEYVIQDEMEAFGNFRLTGELGKRLPLKNKFITPSVSYEVLLVSEFGKEEDENEEKRFVDRTRLRLSLNYELTEKLRINPYFMRQTDRYYVMVPPEFDEDGQLLQEGYTTKRNRIIPIVGLEIKYTLNRTPETASITY; from the coding sequence ATGAAAAAACAACTCCTCGTACTCCTGTTGCTGTTGCCGCTGCTAACACAGGCGCAGAGTAAGCTTACCTTGCCAACCACGCTTTGGCCGGAACTACAACTGAGTGCCGGCTTAGGTGAAGACGGCTTGCTGTTTCTGCAGAACCAATACCACATTAACACCGACAGCCGCTACAACGATCTTAACGATTCCGGTTTGCTCAGTAACTTTGAGCGCATTGAATTGAGCCTGGGGTATGAGCATACCTTGTCGGAACACTGGCGGGGTGGAGCTATAGTTCGCCATGCAGCCGAGAACTTCCCAAAGTCGTTTTTCCTGTCACCGTTTATCAGGCACAATGGTAACCTGAAAAGCCTGTACTTTAACAAGCAGTTACTTTTCGAGTATGTGATACAGGATGAAATGGAGGCATTCGGCAACTTCAGGCTGACTGGCGAACTGGGCAAGCGATTGCCTCTGAAGAATAAATTTATCACACCATCTGTAAGCTACGAGGTGCTTCTTGTCTCTGAGTTCGGGAAGGAAGAAGATGAAAATGAAGAGAAACGTTTTGTAGACCGCACCCGCCTGCGCCTGAGCCTGAACTATGAGCTAACCGAAAAACTACGCATTAACCCCTACTTTATGCGCCAGACAGATCGCTACTATGTAATGGTGCCACCTGAGTTTGACGAAGACGGCCAACTGCTGCAGGAGGGCTATACAACTAAACGTAACCGCATCATACCTATAGTTGGGCTGGAGATAAAGTATACACTAAACCGGACCCCGGAAACTGCCAGTATTACTTACTAG
- a CDS encoding M20 metallopeptidase family protein, whose product MNTADKIKGLAKAYAPDTVQVRRHIHANPELSFEEYNTAAYIKQTLESYGIVAETMAETGLVALIKGKNPERRTIALRADLDALPIVEANEVEYRSKKEGVMHACGHDVHTASLLGAARILQELRNEFEGTIKLVFQPGEEKFPGGASIMIKEGVLQNPAPEGIIGQHVFPLLPAGKVGFRAGMYMASADEIYITVKGKGGHAAMPEMNIDPVLISAHLIVALQQIVSRHASPKTPTVLTFGKIEAKGATNVIPNEVKIEGTFRTMNEVWRKEAHQKIKKLAEGLCESMGGSCDIDIKNGYPFLQNDPELTGRARTAAELYLGEENVVDLDLWMGAEDFAYYSQEVPACFYRLGTRNEARGIISGVHTPTFDIDETALETSIGLMAFVALQELRS is encoded by the coding sequence ATGAACACAGCAGATAAAATAAAAGGACTGGCAAAAGCGTATGCACCCGATACGGTGCAGGTGCGCCGCCATATTCACGCTAATCCGGAACTTAGTTTCGAAGAATATAATACGGCAGCCTATATAAAACAGACGCTGGAAAGTTATGGTATAGTTGCTGAAACAATGGCGGAAACCGGCCTGGTAGCTTTAATAAAAGGTAAGAACCCGGAAAGGAGAACTATAGCGTTACGCGCTGACCTGGATGCTTTGCCTATAGTTGAAGCCAATGAGGTAGAGTATAGATCAAAAAAAGAAGGCGTGATGCATGCCTGTGGGCACGATGTACATACGGCGTCGTTGCTGGGTGCTGCGCGTATTTTACAGGAACTACGCAACGAGTTTGAAGGAACTATAAAGCTGGTGTTTCAGCCGGGTGAAGAGAAATTTCCGGGTGGCGCTTCCATCATGATAAAAGAAGGCGTGTTGCAGAATCCGGCTCCGGAAGGCATCATCGGGCAGCATGTGTTTCCGTTGTTGCCGGCTGGTAAAGTTGGTTTCCGGGCTGGTATGTACATGGCCAGTGCCGATGAGATCTATATAACCGTTAAAGGCAAAGGGGGCCACGCAGCCATGCCCGAAATGAACATCGATCCGGTGCTTATTTCAGCGCACCTTATAGTTGCTTTACAGCAGATCGTGAGCCGCCATGCCAGTCCGAAAACCCCGACAGTGCTAACGTTTGGGAAAATAGAAGCCAAAGGCGCTACTAACGTAATTCCGAATGAAGTGAAGATAGAAGGCACTTTCCGGACGATGAACGAGGTCTGGCGAAAAGAGGCGCATCAGAAAATAAAGAAACTTGCCGAAGGACTTTGCGAAAGTATGGGCGGCAGCTGCGATATCGATATTAAGAACGGTTATCCGTTCCTGCAGAACGACCCTGAACTGACTGGCAGAGCACGTACTGCTGCCGAACTATATTTAGGCGAAGAGAACGTTGTGGACCTTGACCTTTGGATGGGAGCCGAAGATTTTGCGTACTACTCGCAGGAAGTTCCGGCCTGCTTTTACCGGCTGGGTACCCGTAACGAAGCCCGTGGCATTATTTCAGGAGTGCATACGCCGACGTTTGATATTGATGAAACTGCCCTGGAAACAAGTATTGGCCTGATGGCTTTTGTAGCTCTGCAGGAATTAAGGTCTTAA
- a CDS encoding sporulation protein → MNRIVSFLLSLTIVIASGCASSSAKSTSDKTVKSGGKDKVVEDLSVYRPTYPAADAATTTARVEPTHHVNDKVAVLMDTVASVNKNIKYAQGYRILAYNGSERQTVMDLRKSIARRVPEVKDYLTYNQPNFRLKVGDFFSRLEAQQVLNQISDLIPNAQIVQDQINIK, encoded by the coding sequence ATGAACAGAATCGTTAGTTTTTTACTCTCGCTAACTATAGTTATTGCATCAGGCTGTGCGTCGTCGTCGGCAAAAAGCACTTCGGATAAAACTGTGAAGTCTGGTGGCAAAGATAAAGTGGTGGAAGACCTGAGTGTTTACCGCCCGACTTACCCGGCTGCTGATGCAGCTACAACTACAGCACGCGTGGAACCAACACACCACGTAAACGACAAAGTTGCTGTGCTGATGGATACGGTAGCAAGCGTGAATAAGAACATCAAATACGCCCAAGGCTACAGGATTCTGGCTTATAATGGTTCTGAAAGGCAAACGGTCATGGATCTTCGTAAGTCTATTGCAAGGCGGGTACCGGAAGTAAAAGATTATCTGACTTACAACCAGCCGAATTTCCGGTTAAAGGTTGGCGATTTTTTCAGCAGATTAGAAGCGCAGCAGGTGCTAAACCAGATCTCAGACCTGATACCAAATGCCCAGATCGTGCAGGATCAGATCAATATCAAGTAG